The DNA sequence GTGGGTCAAAAATAACAACATCTGTTGGATGAATTTTTATCGATTTGGGGTCGGTAAGGTCATAGGTTTTGATTTCTCCATTTATGCTGACCTCAAGTGGCATAGGAAATGGCTTGTTGTTTTCTACTAGCCAAGAAAGAGTCATTCCAGTTTCCGTTGGTTCTATTATTAATTCAGGTAACGAAGCTTGGAATAGATAGACATCAAAGAACCAGGATAAATCCTTACCAGTGTGATGATTAACTAACGAAATAAATTCGTTAGTATCACTAAATCTAGGGGCAAAGTTGCCAGGCTTAGGATCTGTGGTTCCGTACACGAGTTGCCTTGTTGCGGCAAAAAACGCATCATCACCTATGAGCTCACGTAGCGTATGTAAAATTAACGAACCTTTAGAGTAAATATCACCGCCTGGCCCGGTTTCGCTGTCATATACTTCTTCTACAGACAAAGAGCGATTGGAGACAATCGGGTATTTATTGACTAAATTGACGCGCTGTTTGTAAAGGTGTGCTTTGTAAGCAATGTCACCGTGTAAATACTGGGTGTACAAAGGCTGCATGTAAGTACCAAAACCTTCGTGTAACCACATATGATCCCAGTCATTGTTTGTAAGTTGATTGCCAAACCACTCATGGGCAAATTCGTGATGTAGCAGCCAGTCATAGCCAAATTCGTCTTTGCGATATTTATTGCCATAGGCGTTAATGGTTTGGTGTTCCATGCCAAGATGCGGAGTTTCTACGACGCCCATTTTTTCATTTGCAAAAGGGTAGGGGCCGATGACTTTTTCGAAAAACTCTATCATTGTTGGTATTTCATCAAATAAGGTTTGGGCTTGCTCTTGATTTTCTTTTAGGTGATAAAATTGAATAGGATATTGATTACCGTATAAGCTAGTGTATTGCTCTTCTAATAAGCCATAGGGACCAATATTAAGGGCAATCGCGTAGGTATTGTGAAGACTAGATGTTTGCCAATGATAGGTGGTTAAGTCGCCATTTTTTGTGACACTTTGGAGTACACCATTAGAGGCGGCGACAAGATCGTAAGGCACAGATATACGAATATCCATCTGCGCTACTTCACCGTGAGGTTGATCAATACACGGCCAAAACAAATCACAACCCTCACCCTGAACAGCGGTTGCTATCCAGTGTTTTCCTTGTTCTGTTTGCTTCCAATCAAAGCCACCATCCCAAGGCGCTCTAACGGCTTGTCTGGGCTTGCCATCATACTGAATATCCAAGGTGAACATACCTTGAACTGGTTTGGTCAAGGTAATAACGAGCTCACCATTGGTATTTTGATATTGAGATTTAGATAAAGGCTTACCGTTTAGTTCGATGCCGTTAATATTAAACACACGATCCAAATCTACAGAAAACGTTGAGGTCGGTTTGACTGTCGTTAACGTTAACACAGCGTGGCCTATGATGGCTTTGTGGTCGGGCAAAATTGTAAAGCTCAAATCGGCTTTGGGCATAGATAAACCCGATTGATGTTGAGATAACGGGCCACCACTCTTTAGAGAGTATTCACTTGTTTTACTGGTATCCATTTTAACGGCGTCATTGGCAACTGGTGCTGAGGTCGAGCAACCCATTAAAGTAGTACTCAAAGCGAAAGCTGATATTGCAGTCATTACTGTGCTTAATTTAGATTTAACTGGCATGGTTTCTTCCTTGTGTTGACAATTATTTGCACGTGAAAGTGATTCTTTTGAGCAAGTGCTGAGACAACCACTATACTAAAAACATTAGTTAATTAAATAGGTTAGTTCAACATAGCAAAGGAAGCGAATAAGTAGAAATCCCTAATTTTACAGGGTTTAACGTTCTATATTTTTGAATATTTATATCTTTTAAATCTAATTTACTAATTATAGAGGTCATCGAATAATAAAACTCTTTCGCACTTGAAGTTGCGGCTTTAAGTCTTATGTCTAGTGTATTCAATACAACAAGGAAACAGAATGAGCGTTCAGCTACAATCAGAAGCCATACAAAAGCCTCTCGTTAATCCTTCTATGGCACAGGAGCCTCTAGCTCTTAGTGATATTGTACCTGGATTAGGTCTTGTTGCAGAAGGTGGTGGTCAAAAGGGCGTGTTTACCGCAGGCGTATTAGACAGTTGGTTAGTTGAAGGGTTTAATCCGTTTGAAATTTTGGTAGGGACCTCAGCTGGGGCTCAAAATATTGCGAGTTATTTAAGTAGCCAAACCGGATTTGCGTATTCAGCAATTTCTCATTTAACCATGGACGAACGGTTTTTTAGCTTGATGTCAGGCTTAACCGGTAAAAATGCGTTGAACCTAGACTGGTACTTCAAACAAGTTAAAACACCGACTTATCAACTGGACTTAAATAAGGCTAAAGAGAACGCACAGGGCAGAAAAATTAGATTTGCTACGACCAGTCTAGAAAAAGTACAAACCAAACTACTTAACCCTCAAAAAAGCGGTTGGCTAAAGAGTTTAAAAGCCTCCAGTGCAATTCCTTTATTGTATCGGCCCGGTGTGAAAATTCGAGGTAAAGCTTATATTGACGGTGGTGTTTCCGCCCCTATACCGGTTAAAGAAGCCTATAAATTGGGTGCTGATAAAGTTGTCGTGATCAGAACGTCAAAAACGTCGGATAGCCCAATTACCCAGTTTATCGGAAGGACTCGACCTGTCTTTAACAAAACCAACTGGTACCCAAGGACGCTGACTTGGCTCGACAAACATGAAGCGTCTTATGATGAAGCCCAACGTTTTATTGAGCGCCCTCCAAAGGACTTGAAAGTAGTCGAAATCTATCCACCTAGACCATTGCGAAGTAAGTTGTTAGGTAGTACTGAGGATGATCTAATTGAAGACTATCGAATGGGTTACGAAGTCGGTAAGCAGTTCATATTAAATAGAGAAACCTTATTATAAATCATACTGTTATTTTCAGACTTTGAGTCTGTTTAGTCGATTTGTTTGAGTAAATTCGTTACAGTACAGTCACCGCTAGCTCAAAATTGTGTCTTTGAAGGGGAGATTCATGACGCTTGAAAGCAGTAGCTCACTTATTTTAACTTTTGAACGGACATACTTGGCGGTCTTTTTTAGTTTAGTAGCGGCATTTTACACCGTTCGAATTATTCGCTTGCAAAATACTCTTAAGCAAAAAGTTGTGTTTGCCGGCGCCGCGTATTGTTCGACTTGGTGGAACCATCTGGCGTTTCGCATTTTTAGAGTGGCTATTTGGTTTGTGTGTTTAGCGAGAGCATTTTGGCCTCAAGTTGACGATTATTTGGGGATTTTCAACACTTTGGTTTCTCCAACTCTAACGTCAATTGGCCTTATATTACTCACCGTCGGTTTTATTTTAACTCTAACTATTCACTTTAAATTGGGCGACGTTTGGCGCTCAGGAATTGATAGTACAGCACCGCGGTCATTACTCACTGATGGGTATTATGCGTTTTCTCGTAATCCTATGTATGTGTTTGTGGCCATTGCTCAGTTGGGCTTTTTTATGGTGATCCCGTCTGTCTTTACCCTAGTATGTTTATTTGTAGGCTGGTTAACTTTGTATAACCAAACCGTTCAAGAAGAAAAACATTTATCAACGAAGTTTCCCATTCTTTATCCTAAGTATTGTTCAATGGTGCGGCGCTGGATTTAATTTACGTTGATTATTTTTGCGTATATTCAAAAAAACTGAACACTAACTTCAGTTTATCTTAATTTCCAAATTGGAAATCGTTTCTATAATTCTAAAGGTCGAAACAGAGTAGACTCTTAGGATTATAAAAATGAACAAAAATAAACTATTCAAAACCTCGCTGCTGGCGAGTGCCATGGCCTTTGCATTTTCAAGCGCCACTCTCGCAGAAGAAGCAAAAATCAGTAAGCCAAAAGGCGCTGTCGGAAGTGGTCACGTAGTGGCCAACCAAGCAAAATCTAACTTGTTTTGGTGGCCTGACCAAATTGATCTTTCTCCGTTACGTGATCACGATGCTCGCTCTAACCCACTGGGTGAGGACTTTGATTACAAAAAAGCATTTGCGGAATTAGATTATCAACAACTTAAAAACGACATCAATGCCGTCTTAACTGATTCTCAAGATTGGTGGCCAGCGGATTGGGGTAATTATGGCCCATTCTTTATTCGTATGACTTGGCACGCTGCAGGTACATACCGTACGCTCGACGGTCGTGGTGGAGCTGGTGGTGGTCAACAACGTTTTGACCCACTTAACAGCTGGCCAGATAATGGCAACTTAGACAAAGCGCGTCGTTTGTTATGGCCTGTAAAACAAAAATACGGTGAGCACATCTCTTGGGGTGACCTAATTGTTTTAGCAGGTAATGTCGCT is a window from the Psychrosphaera ytuae genome containing:
- a CDS encoding M1 family metallopeptidase yields the protein MPVKSKLSTVMTAISAFALSTTLMGCSTSAPVANDAVKMDTSKTSEYSLKSGGPLSQHQSGLSMPKADLSFTILPDHKAIIGHAVLTLTTVKPTSTFSVDLDRVFNINGIELNGKPLSKSQYQNTNGELVITLTKPVQGMFTLDIQYDGKPRQAVRAPWDGGFDWKQTEQGKHWIATAVQGEGCDLFWPCIDQPHGEVAQMDIRISVPYDLVAASNGVLQSVTKNGDLTTYHWQTSSLHNTYAIALNIGPYGLLEEQYTSLYGNQYPIQFYHLKENQEQAQTLFDEIPTMIEFFEKVIGPYPFANEKMGVVETPHLGMEHQTINAYGNKYRKDEFGYDWLLHHEFAHEWFGNQLTNNDWDHMWLHEGFGTYMQPLYTQYLHGDIAYKAHLYKQRVNLVNKYPIVSNRSLSVEEVYDSETGPGGDIYSKGSLILHTLRELIGDDAFFAATRQLVYGTTDPKPGNFAPRFSDTNEFISLVNHHTGKDLSWFFDVYLFQASLPELIIEPTETGMTLSWLVENNKPFPMPLEVSINGEIKTYDLTDPKSIKIHPTDVVIFDPHSKVLRHLPHIERYREYLQAQREAFMKKQKNNN
- a CDS encoding methyltransferase family protein; the protein is MTLESSSSLILTFERTYLAVFFSLVAAFYTVRIIRLQNTLKQKVVFAGAAYCSTWWNHLAFRIFRVAIWFVCLARAFWPQVDDYLGIFNTLVSPTLTSIGLILLTVGFILTLTIHFKLGDVWRSGIDSTAPRSLLTDGYYAFSRNPMYVFVAIAQLGFFMVIPSVFTLVCLFVGWLTLYNQTVQEEKHLSTKFPILYPKYCSMVRRWI
- a CDS encoding patatin-like phospholipase family protein, producing MSVQLQSEAIQKPLVNPSMAQEPLALSDIVPGLGLVAEGGGQKGVFTAGVLDSWLVEGFNPFEILVGTSAGAQNIASYLSSQTGFAYSAISHLTMDERFFSLMSGLTGKNALNLDWYFKQVKTPTYQLDLNKAKENAQGRKIRFATTSLEKVQTKLLNPQKSGWLKSLKASSAIPLLYRPGVKIRGKAYIDGGVSAPIPVKEAYKLGADKVVVIRTSKTSDSPITQFIGRTRPVFNKTNWYPRTLTWLDKHEASYDEAQRFIERPPKDLKVVEIYPPRPLRSKLLGSTEDDLIEDYRMGYEVGKQFILNRETLL